Proteins co-encoded in one Christiangramia fulva genomic window:
- a CDS encoding DUF368 domain-containing protein — MQQTRTLTDKLLLFLKGLGMGAANKVPGVSGGVVAFVAGFYEEFIYSLQKINLKAFKLLISGRFRSLYRYLNGKFLGLLILGMLVSYFSVSKLLDYLLVHYELYVWSAFFGMIIGSIYYISKDFDEWDRNSVIFALIGVVVGIGISFLEPAKENDNLWFVFFCGMISVSGMTLPGLSGSFILILLGNYVLLLVDSVNALFDTIASIIALDFSFVSDPERLNMLQVLIVFAAGSLAGLVILSHLLGYVLKTHKKETFATIIGFITGSLGVVWPWKEKIYKMNQAGEILIDREGHKIIDNYDRYWPDFSLSETWLAIFFIFVGIFIVLGLAWYEKKKSTK; from the coding sequence ATGCAGCAAACTAGAACTTTAACCGATAAGCTTCTCCTTTTTTTAAAAGGATTAGGCATGGGTGCCGCCAATAAAGTTCCCGGAGTCTCGGGAGGGGTCGTCGCTTTTGTCGCGGGGTTCTATGAAGAATTTATCTATTCCCTTCAAAAAATCAACCTAAAGGCTTTTAAATTGCTGATCTCGGGAAGGTTTAGAAGTCTTTACCGATACCTTAACGGAAAATTCCTTGGGTTATTAATCCTGGGTATGCTGGTGAGCTATTTCAGTGTTTCCAAACTTCTGGATTACCTGCTCGTACATTATGAATTATACGTTTGGTCAGCTTTCTTTGGTATGATCATCGGCTCGATCTATTACATCAGTAAAGATTTTGACGAATGGGACCGGAACTCGGTTATTTTCGCCTTAATAGGAGTTGTTGTTGGTATAGGTATCAGTTTTCTGGAACCGGCAAAAGAAAATGACAATTTATGGTTCGTATTTTTCTGTGGAATGATAAGCGTTTCAGGAATGACACTCCCCGGATTATCGGGTTCATTTATTCTTATTTTGCTGGGAAATTATGTGCTGCTACTGGTAGATTCTGTCAATGCATTATTTGATACTATCGCCAGTATCATCGCTCTTGATTTCTCGTTTGTCAGTGACCCCGAACGTTTAAATATGTTGCAGGTTTTGATAGTTTTCGCAGCCGGTTCCCTGGCGGGACTGGTAATTCTTTCCCATTTGCTGGGTTATGTCCTGAAAACTCATAAAAAAGAGACTTTTGCAACCATCATCGGTTTTATTACCGGATCACTGGGAGTAGTGTGGCCCTGGAAAGAAAAAATTTATAAGATGAACCAGGCCGGTGAAATTCTAATCGACCGCGAAGGGCATAAAATTATTGATAATTACGACCGTTACTGGCCAGATTTTAGCCTTTCAGAGACCTGGCTGGCAATATTTTTTATTTTTGTAGGTATATTTATTGTTCTGGGCCTGGCCTGGTACGAAAAGAAAAAATCTACAAAATGA
- a CDS encoding DUF349 domain-containing protein, with protein sequence MSQQEKENSKKDLSAEEVNKTGPEKEMTENSAKENEKKAEDSVENQDTAKKDSAKKDDSDHEDAMLKESASGKETSEQKAKEKANPEEEDPYHDIDEKEEVEDPFFKKPEIKEEALEKEDLPSEKSPKEEAVEDTEHEDAMIDEAASQKKKKAKEAEKDHDDEEEDEDDLDSDIGHAVVEENKKSSGSHEEDMERSVAEDSEDESTSERHNIEKKDYHSMSKEALTDELERLLKKEKVQAIKEHVAEIRAEFNAKFDEEMEEKKEDFLADGGNIIDFHYSTPLKKRFNSLYFDYKEKRNNYYRRLKKDLNENLHRRLEIIEELKGLIDVEENINTTYNHFKEIQEKWRTAGPIPRTEYNNVWNTYHHHVENFYDFLHLNREFRDMDFKHNLEQKLKVIDRAEELLQESDVNRAFRELQMLHKMWKEELGPVAREYREVIWDRFSTATKKIHDKRQEYFSHLDEQYEKNWEHKQEIIEKIKAIAEEDFDSHSKWQQKIREIEALREEFFKAGKVPRNKNQETWNAFKENVRRFNRKKNAFYKNLKKQQYDNLEKKKELIQIAQDNKDSDDFKTVTPLMKKIQAEWKKVGHVPRKDSDKIWKEFKQACNHYFDRLHAQRNEDNKEELEAFDKKKEILDNLKNIELTGNKKEDLAKIKEQINAWKETGKVPYNKRFIEGKFNKALDQLFGKMDIDNTKAEMLKYENKVQALDNADDENKIRNEHYFLTKKIEETKAEIRQLENNLQFFSNVEDKNPLVQEVHKNIANHKADLKVWEEKLRKIKSLY encoded by the coding sequence ATGTCTCAACAAGAAAAAGAAAATAGTAAAAAGGATCTTTCCGCAGAGGAAGTGAATAAAACCGGCCCGGAAAAGGAGATGACCGAAAACTCTGCGAAAGAAAATGAGAAGAAGGCGGAAGATTCAGTTGAGAATCAGGATACTGCTAAAAAAGATTCTGCAAAAAAAGACGATAGCGACCATGAAGATGCGATGCTGAAGGAATCGGCTTCAGGCAAAGAAACCTCTGAACAAAAAGCAAAGGAAAAAGCCAATCCTGAAGAGGAAGATCCATATCACGATATTGATGAAAAAGAAGAGGTTGAAGACCCGTTTTTCAAAAAGCCGGAGATAAAAGAGGAAGCACTGGAAAAAGAAGATCTTCCCAGCGAGAAAAGTCCTAAGGAAGAAGCTGTTGAAGATACAGAGCACGAAGACGCAATGATTGATGAAGCTGCTTCCCAAAAAAAGAAAAAAGCAAAAGAAGCAGAAAAAGATCATGATGATGAGGAGGAAGATGAAGATGATCTTGACAGCGATATAGGTCATGCAGTTGTTGAGGAGAATAAAAAATCTTCAGGCAGCCATGAAGAAGATATGGAGCGTTCGGTAGCCGAAGACAGTGAAGACGAAAGTACCAGCGAACGCCATAATATTGAAAAGAAAGATTATCATTCTATGAGCAAAGAGGCGCTAACCGATGAACTGGAGCGTCTTCTGAAAAAAGAAAAAGTTCAGGCAATCAAAGAACATGTTGCCGAAATTCGCGCTGAATTCAACGCGAAATTCGATGAGGAAATGGAAGAGAAAAAAGAAGATTTTCTTGCCGATGGCGGAAATATCATCGACTTCCACTACTCCACTCCTTTGAAAAAGCGTTTTAATTCGCTTTATTTCGATTATAAGGAAAAAAGGAATAATTACTATCGCCGACTTAAAAAGGATCTTAACGAAAACCTTCACCGGCGTTTAGAGATCATCGAAGAACTCAAAGGTTTGATCGATGTTGAAGAAAACATCAATACCACTTACAATCATTTCAAGGAAATTCAGGAAAAATGGCGAACTGCCGGTCCTATTCCCCGCACCGAATACAATAACGTCTGGAACACGTATCACCACCATGTAGAAAATTTCTATGATTTTCTGCACCTCAACCGTGAGTTCAGGGATATGGATTTCAAACATAACCTTGAACAGAAATTAAAAGTGATTGATCGCGCCGAGGAACTTCTCCAGGAGTCTGATGTCAACCGCGCTTTTCGCGAGTTACAGATGCTTCATAAAATGTGGAAGGAAGAACTTGGTCCCGTAGCCAGGGAATACCGGGAAGTGATTTGGGATCGTTTCAGCACAGCGACCAAGAAGATACACGATAAAAGGCAGGAATATTTCAGTCATCTTGATGAACAGTATGAGAAAAACTGGGAACACAAGCAGGAGATCATTGAAAAAATAAAAGCTATTGCAGAAGAAGATTTTGATTCTCATAGCAAATGGCAACAAAAGATCAGGGAAATAGAAGCTTTGCGGGAAGAGTTTTTCAAGGCCGGAAAAGTTCCGCGAAATAAAAATCAGGAAACCTGGAATGCCTTTAAGGAAAATGTACGGCGCTTCAACCGCAAGAAAAATGCGTTTTATAAAAATCTGAAAAAGCAACAGTACGATAATCTTGAGAAAAAGAAAGAGCTTATACAAATAGCGCAGGATAACAAAGACAGTGATGACTTTAAAACCGTCACTCCCCTGATGAAAAAGATCCAGGCAGAATGGAAAAAGGTCGGGCATGTTCCGCGCAAAGACAGTGATAAGATATGGAAAGAGTTCAAACAGGCCTGTAATCACTACTTCGACAGGCTTCATGCGCAACGCAATGAAGATAACAAGGAAGAACTGGAAGCTTTTGACAAGAAAAAAGAGATTCTTGATAACTTAAAAAATATTGAACTTACCGGTAATAAAAAGGAAGATCTGGCCAAAATAAAGGAACAGATCAATGCCTGGAAAGAAACAGGAAAAGTTCCCTATAACAAGCGATTTATAGAAGGTAAATTCAACAAAGCACTGGATCAGTTATTTGGTAAGATGGATATTGACAATACAAAAGCCGAAATGCTGAAATATGAGAACAAGGTGCAGGCTCTGGATAATGCCGATGACGAAAACAAAATCAGGAACGAGCATTACTTTTTAACCAAGAAAATTGAAGAAACCAAAGCTGAAATAAGGCAACTTGAAAACAATCTTCAGTTTTTCTCTAATGTTGAAGATAAGAATCCGCTGGTGCAGGAAGTTCATAAGAACATTGCCAATCATAAGGCCGATCTAAAGGTTTGGGAAGAAAAACTTCGCAAGATCAAATCGCTTTATTAA
- a CDS encoding tetratricopeptide repeat protein, producing the protein MQLSHNDEDNFSLARFESMLKTNDVLFFDSNEFENIIHHYLENGKFSLAKKAVKMGLTQHPTSVNLRLFKVEILVFEDKLDLADGILNELKELESSNEEIYIQKAQIYSKRDMHHEAIKMLEAALEITLEDAEIFSLIGMEYLFLEDFENAKYSFMKCLEADEEDYSALYNIMYCFDFLDQKQEAIEYLNMYLDKHPYCEVAWHQVGKQYFDLKQYNKALAAFDFAIISDDHFVGAYLEKGKVLEKLKRYNEAIENYNITLELEDPSSFAYLRIGKCFEKLGCDDLALKNYKETVKEDPLLDKGWIAITDFYLRKLNYQKALYYINKALNIDEDNVLYWKRYAKINNRLNFFEEAEYGYKKSLELGNYELETWIKRCDILTSLGEYDTAISCMLQALEFYPDTAEIEYRLAGLFFSANKGEKGYFHLKNALKIDAEYYIIIEELFPKIFSRKSVKQIINSFVNLS; encoded by the coding sequence ATGCAGTTAAGCCATAACGATGAAGATAATTTCTCACTTGCCCGCTTCGAATCTATGCTGAAAACCAATGATGTTCTCTTCTTTGATTCCAATGAATTCGAAAATATTATCCATCATTATCTTGAAAACGGAAAATTTTCGCTTGCCAAAAAAGCGGTGAAAATGGGCCTTACCCAACATCCTACTTCTGTAAACCTTAGACTATTTAAGGTTGAAATTCTCGTTTTTGAAGATAAGTTAGATCTGGCAGATGGGATCCTTAACGAATTGAAAGAACTGGAGTCTTCAAATGAAGAAATTTACATTCAAAAGGCCCAGATCTATTCTAAACGCGATATGCATCATGAAGCTATTAAAATGCTGGAGGCCGCTTTGGAAATCACCCTGGAAGATGCAGAAATTTTCTCGCTGATCGGGATGGAATACCTTTTCCTCGAAGATTTCGAGAATGCGAAGTATAGTTTTATGAAGTGCCTGGAAGCCGATGAAGAAGATTATTCGGCACTTTACAATATTATGTACTGCTTTGATTTTCTTGATCAGAAACAGGAAGCTATCGAATACCTGAATATGTACCTCGATAAACATCCTTATTGTGAAGTTGCGTGGCACCAGGTAGGAAAACAGTATTTTGATCTTAAACAGTATAATAAGGCTCTCGCTGCTTTCGATTTTGCGATTATCAGCGATGACCATTTTGTTGGAGCTTACCTTGAAAAAGGTAAAGTACTTGAAAAGCTGAAACGCTATAACGAGGCCATCGAGAACTACAATATTACTCTCGAGCTAGAAGATCCTTCTTCTTTTGCTTACCTGCGAATAGGAAAATGTTTCGAAAAACTTGGATGCGACGATCTTGCACTTAAGAATTACAAGGAAACCGTGAAAGAAGATCCTTTATTGGATAAGGGATGGATCGCTATAACCGATTTTTACCTTCGTAAACTCAATTACCAAAAAGCGCTTTATTACATCAATAAAGCTCTCAATATTGATGAAGACAATGTGTTGTACTGGAAGCGGTACGCGAAGATCAACAACCGCCTGAACTTCTTTGAAGAAGCTGAATATGGCTACAAAAAAAGTCTCGAGCTGGGCAATTATGAGCTGGAAACCTGGATTAAAAGATGTGATATTCTAACCAGTCTGGGTGAATATGACACCGCGATTTCCTGTATGCTGCAGGCATTGGAATTTTATCCGGATACCGCAGAGATCGAATACCGACTTGCCGGGCTCTTTTTCTCGGCCAATAAAGGTGAAAAAGGTTATTTCCATCTTAAAAACGCCCTGAAGATAGACGCGGAATATTATATCATTATCGAGGAACTTTTTCCGAAGATCTTTAGCCGAAAAAGCGTAAAGCAAATTATAAATTCTTTCGTAAACCTCTCTTAG
- a CDS encoding OstA-like protein has translation MKQIFLFLIFSLCFLPSALGQTQKINYESDRTLRNEERYPGAFILSKVDNQVYFDHNGIEVWCDNAIFYKEANFFKAYGNIRMQQGDSVSMTSNYAEYNGDTEFAFASGNVKMRRPETTLETDSLFFNRITQQAYYRSGGKVTDTASVLTSRVGRYFLNEDKYSFITDVVVKNPDYTIHSEQIDFYSENGNAYLYGPSTIESETSTVYCERGFYDTREDHGYFVKNSRIDYDNRILKGDSLYFNRKRSFASATNNIRVIDTINKSKITGHYAEVYRDKDSVFITKRAVAAMLQDKDSVFIHSDTLMVTGKPEQRVIRGFYDVRILKNDMSGRSDSIYTNQSSGITKLINLRRMGDKDPVLWSGENQMTGDTIQLISNPKTEKLDTLLVFNNAFLIQKDTIKGYNQIKGKYLVGLFDDNELSQVDIDKNTETLYYMRNEKDTLIGINKTLSSSIKILFEDRKITDIYYYNQVDGKLTPEPDFPPNARQLKGFNWRGDERIMSKKGLFEGQPEPKLTKIQGIPLPDEPEEFFDQREKNKPLLNKNSRLDPKILQNRKEDTLKFKHPNLPDIKEDLKNEKKKDSLETKEEVKIE, from the coding sequence CTGAAACAAATCTTTCTATTTCTGATTTTTAGTCTTTGTTTCCTGCCTTCGGCCTTGGGTCAAACTCAAAAGATCAATTATGAATCTGACCGGACCCTGCGGAATGAAGAGCGATATCCCGGTGCTTTTATCCTCAGCAAGGTCGATAACCAGGTGTATTTTGATCATAACGGAATAGAAGTCTGGTGCGATAATGCCATTTTTTATAAGGAAGCCAACTTTTTTAAAGCCTACGGAAACATAAGGATGCAGCAGGGCGACAGCGTAAGCATGACCAGTAATTATGCGGAATATAATGGAGATACTGAATTTGCCTTCGCCAGTGGAAACGTAAAAATGAGGCGTCCGGAAACCACCCTGGAAACTGACAGCCTCTTTTTTAACAGAATAACACAACAGGCCTATTATAGAAGTGGCGGAAAAGTAACCGATACCGCCAGCGTGCTTACCAGTCGCGTCGGGCGCTATTTTCTGAATGAAGATAAATACAGTTTTATTACCGATGTGGTGGTAAAAAACCCGGATTACACCATTCATTCCGAACAAATCGATTTTTATTCGGAAAATGGAAATGCCTACCTCTATGGCCCTTCAACTATTGAAAGCGAAACCAGCACAGTTTATTGCGAGCGGGGTTTTTATGACACCCGGGAAGATCATGGCTATTTTGTGAAAAATTCCCGAATAGATTATGACAACCGAATTCTCAAAGGCGACAGCCTTTATTTTAACAGAAAAAGAAGCTTTGCTTCGGCTACCAACAATATCAGGGTAATCGACACCATCAATAAAAGCAAAATTACGGGCCATTACGCAGAAGTTTACCGGGATAAAGATTCTGTTTTTATAACAAAACGAGCGGTTGCGGCAATGCTTCAGGATAAAGATTCAGTTTTTATTCATAGCGATACACTTATGGTCACCGGGAAACCTGAACAACGTGTCATCCGAGGATTCTATGATGTTCGCATTCTAAAAAATGACATGAGCGGTAGAAGCGATTCCATTTATACCAATCAGAGTTCCGGGATCACTAAACTGATCAATTTAAGGCGTATGGGAGATAAAGATCCCGTGCTATGGTCGGGCGAAAATCAAATGACCGGTGATACGATCCAGCTTATTAGTAATCCCAAGACCGAGAAACTTGATACCCTGCTGGTTTTCAACAATGCTTTTCTTATTCAGAAGGATACGATCAAGGGGTACAACCAGATAAAAGGAAAATACCTTGTAGGTTTATTTGATGATAATGAGCTTTCGCAGGTAGATATCGATAAAAATACCGAAACGCTGTATTATATGCGGAATGAGAAGGATACTTTAATAGGGATCAATAAAACACTTTCCAGTTCTATCAAAATTCTGTTTGAAGATCGGAAAATAACCGATATTTATTATTACAACCAGGTAGATGGAAAATTAACTCCCGAGCCGGACTTCCCTCCCAATGCAAGGCAGCTGAAAGGTTTTAACTGGCGTGGCGACGAACGCATTATGAGCAAAAAAGGCCTTTTTGAAGGTCAGCCGGAACCAAAACTGACCAAAATTCAGGGTATTCCGCTTCCTGATGAACCAGAAGAATTTTTCGACCAAAGAGAAAAAAATAAACCTTTGCTGAATAAAAATTCCAGGTTGGATCCAAAGATCCTTCAAAATCGAAAAGAAGACACTTTGAAATTCAAACATCCTAATTTGCCAGATATAAAAGAAGACCTGAAAAACGAAAAAAAGAAGGATTCTTTGGAAACGAAAGAGGAAGTAAAGATTGAATAA
- a CDS encoding ferritin-like domain-containing protein yields the protein MKKPVVKVDVVEASSKKSKRDSRRQFIRLSGLGLAGASVLMYGCSEDEMFNPGADPNGNPMPPENPDAEVFDLGEGDVGILNYAYALEQLEAAFYTQVRAGAYYAGAEADEIALFDDLYNHEVIHREFFKTAITATVGAEMTLPDLEFDVSAIDFDSRDSVLQFAQILEDTGVGAYNGAGDRIADATYLTLAGKIVSVEARHASAIRSLINTNGTYFAGDDIVDPETGLGTQLDPSEVFEAAGGFFVTEFAWNNPPAPKTGS from the coding sequence ATGAAAAAACCTGTTGTTAAGGTGGATGTAGTTGAAGCATCTTCCAAAAAATCAAAGAGAGATTCACGAAGACAATTTATCAGGCTGAGTGGCCTGGGATTGGCGGGTGCAAGTGTACTTATGTATGGTTGCAGCGAAGATGAAATGTTTAATCCAGGCGCGGACCCTAACGGAAATCCGATGCCACCTGAAAATCCCGATGCTGAAGTTTTTGACCTGGGTGAAGGTGATGTTGGTATTTTAAATTATGCATACGCTTTGGAACAGCTTGAAGCCGCTTTTTATACACAAGTCCGGGCCGGCGCTTACTATGCAGGTGCTGAGGCCGACGAAATAGCTCTTTTTGACGATCTTTACAATCACGAAGTTATTCACAGAGAGTTCTTTAAAACGGCAATTACAGCCACTGTGGGTGCTGAAATGACCTTGCCCGATCTTGAATTCGATGTTTCAGCTATCGATTTTGACAGCAGGGATTCAGTATTACAATTTGCGCAGATCCTCGAAGATACCGGCGTAGGAGCTTACAACGGGGCCGGAGATCGCATTGCAGATGCCACATATCTAACACTGGCCGGGAAAATCGTTTCGGTAGAAGCGCGACATGCTTCAGCCATAAGATCTTTAATTAATACCAACGGAACTTATTTTGCCGGAGATGATATTGTAGATCCGGAAACCGGCCTTGGTACACAGCTCGATCCTTCGGAAGTATTTGAAGCTGCAGGAGGCTTCTTTGTAACGGAATTCGCCTGGAACAATCCGCCTGCACCAAAGACAGGTTCTTAA
- a CDS encoding DUF368 domain-containing protein, whose protein sequence is MQRNLLDYFKITLKGMAMGAADVVPGVSGGTIAFISGIYEELIATIGGVKIELFSTWKNEGFKSMWKELNGNFIIALFAGILVSIFTLMRLANYLLENHPVLIWSFFFGLVLSSIWFVAKQIPKWNFKIVLALILGAALAYYIVSLPPMHTSSSYLFIFFSGALAICAMILPGISGAFILVLLGAYKSITEAVHDFDFKTIASFGIGAVIGLLSFSRLLKWLFEHYGNITLAALTGFIAGSLPKIWPWKEVLESATFGEKKVVLKEATVLPWNFEGDPQTLWAILLMIAGFLLILILESVATLNSDSANAAN, encoded by the coding sequence ATGCAACGTAATTTACTTGATTATTTCAAGATCACCCTCAAGGGAATGGCAATGGGAGCTGCCGATGTCGTTCCCGGTGTCTCGGGTGGAACGATAGCTTTTATTTCAGGAATTTATGAAGAATTGATCGCCACCATTGGAGGCGTTAAAATCGAACTTTTTTCTACCTGGAAAAACGAAGGATTCAAATCGATGTGGAAAGAGCTAAACGGCAATTTCATCATCGCCCTTTTCGCCGGTATTCTTGTTAGTATTTTCACCCTGATGCGCCTTGCGAATTACCTGTTAGAAAATCATCCAGTTTTAATCTGGTCTTTTTTCTTCGGGCTGGTACTTTCAAGTATCTGGTTTGTGGCCAAACAAATCCCAAAATGGAATTTTAAGATCGTTCTGGCATTAATTCTCGGCGCTGCTCTTGCTTATTATATTGTGAGCCTTCCACCCATGCATACCAGTTCCAGCTACCTTTTCATTTTCTTTTCCGGTGCTCTGGCCATCTGTGCCATGATACTTCCGGGAATTTCCGGTGCTTTTATACTTGTACTTTTAGGAGCTTATAAATCTATTACCGAAGCTGTTCATGATTTTGATTTCAAAACCATCGCTTCCTTTGGAATAGGCGCAGTTATTGGCTTGCTTTCCTTCTCAAGATTACTGAAATGGCTCTTTGAACATTACGGCAATATCACCCTTGCTGCCTTAACCGGATTTATTGCCGGTTCACTTCCAAAAATTTGGCCATGGAAGGAAGTCCTTGAATCGGCTACTTTTGGAGAAAAGAAAGTGGTGCTCAAAGAAGCTACCGTATTACCCTGGAATTTTGAAGGCGATCCTCAAACTTTATGGGCCATCTTGCTAATGATTGCAGGATTCCTCTTAATTCTTATCTTAGAATCGGTTGCCACTTTAAACTCAGATTCTGCTAATGCAGCAAACTAG
- a CDS encoding aspartate aminotransferase family protein — MNKDFFKYQAQTTPHPLGLEVSHAIGSYIYTTDGKKHLDFVAGVSACSLGHSHPKIVAAIKKQAEKYLHVMVYGEYAQGPAVELSKLLAKNMPGDLSKTYLVNSGTEAIEGSLKLARRATGRSEIIAAHNAYHGNTMGSLSLMDYEERVKPFRPLLGDISFITFNNEKDIEKITERTAAVILETIQGGAGFIMPRDNYLKKVKNRCEEVGALLILDEIQPGFGRTGKLFGFENFEVVPDIVAMGKGMGGGLPIGAFTASEKLMDQLSDNPKMGHITTFGGNPLIAASALATLKEITQTSLINKTLEKEKLFRNLLQHPLIEEIRGQGLMLALILKSAKIADELVLKAKENQLVLFWLLYEKQAVRLTPPLTISEEEIKEGCGIIIDILNNLK; from the coding sequence TTGAATAAAGATTTTTTCAAATACCAGGCACAAACCACACCGCATCCTCTTGGACTAGAAGTTTCACATGCAATTGGCAGTTACATCTATACTACCGATGGCAAAAAACACCTCGATTTCGTCGCGGGTGTTTCGGCTTGTAGTCTTGGACATTCACATCCAAAAATTGTAGCCGCCATTAAAAAGCAGGCAGAAAAATATCTGCATGTAATGGTATATGGTGAATATGCACAGGGTCCTGCCGTAGAACTCTCCAAATTACTGGCGAAAAATATGCCCGGAGATCTTTCCAAAACTTATCTGGTAAATTCAGGTACCGAAGCTATAGAGGGGTCTTTGAAGTTGGCCAGAAGAGCTACGGGAAGATCTGAAATCATTGCGGCTCATAATGCCTATCATGGCAATACCATGGGTTCATTGAGCCTTATGGATTATGAAGAACGGGTAAAACCTTTCCGGCCTTTGCTGGGAGATATTTCTTTTATCACTTTCAATAACGAAAAAGATATCGAAAAGATCACTGAACGAACCGCGGCAGTGATCCTGGAAACGATACAGGGAGGCGCCGGATTTATCATGCCCCGGGATAATTATCTCAAAAAAGTCAAAAATCGGTGTGAAGAAGTTGGCGCTTTGCTTATTCTCGATGAGATACAACCCGGTTTTGGAAGAACAGGAAAGTTGTTCGGATTTGAGAATTTTGAGGTAGTTCCAGATATTGTTGCGATGGGAAAAGGTATGGGCGGCGGACTTCCTATTGGAGCCTTCACCGCTTCAGAAAAACTGATGGACCAGCTAAGCGATAATCCCAAAATGGGTCATATCACTACCTTTGGCGGAAATCCGTTGATTGCAGCATCGGCTTTGGCAACTTTAAAAGAAATCACTCAAACCAGTCTTATCAATAAAACCCTGGAAAAAGAAAAACTTTTCAGAAATCTGCTTCAGCATCCTCTAATTGAAGAAATCCGCGGCCAGGGCCTTATGCTCGCTCTTATTTTAAAGTCTGCCAAAATTGCCGATGAGCTCGTATTGAAAGCCAAAGAGAATCAGCTTGTTCTTTTCTGGCTACTCTATGAAAAACAGGCAGTCCGGCTTACTCCTCCCCTAACTATTTCAGAAGAAGAGATCAAAGAAGGTTGTGGCATTATTATTGACATCTTAAATAACTTAAAATGA
- a CDS encoding shikimate dehydrogenase family protein, translating to MKLYGLIGRNIDYSFSRKYFSEKFNNENIDAKYRNFDLEDISQLTDIIKEEEIAGLNVTIPYKRDVMLYLDRLDENAKEIGAVNTIKFEENGKLAGYNTDHFGFRKSIEPFLKKHHQKALILGTGGASKAVAFALKSMEIEFKFVSREPREDQFSYTDLNKNLLEEYSVIINTTPLGTFPNIQESPDVPVEFLGKKHLVYDLIYNPAETAIMKMAIKQGATAVNGLRMLQLQAEKAWEIWNS from the coding sequence ATGAAGCTATACGGACTTATTGGAAGGAATATTGATTACTCTTTTTCTCGTAAATATTTTTCGGAAAAATTCAACAATGAAAATATTGATGCAAAATACCGAAATTTCGATCTTGAAGATATTTCACAATTGACTGACATTATCAAGGAAGAAGAAATTGCAGGCCTGAATGTAACTATTCCGTACAAGCGGGACGTCATGCTCTATTTAGACAGGCTTGATGAAAATGCCAAAGAGATTGGGGCTGTTAATACCATAAAATTTGAGGAAAATGGAAAGCTTGCAGGTTATAACACCGATCATTTTGGATTCCGTAAATCCATAGAACCTTTCCTGAAAAAGCATCATCAAAAAGCACTGATTTTGGGTACCGGAGGCGCCTCAAAAGCCGTAGCCTTCGCGTTAAAATCCATGGAAATTGAATTTAAATTTGTTTCCCGTGAACCCCGTGAAGATCAATTTTCATATACCGATCTGAATAAAAATCTTCTGGAGGAATACTCGGTGATCATTAACACCACTCCACTCGGCACCTTTCCTAATATCCAGGAATCGCCTGATGTTCCTGTTGAATTTTTAGGAAAAAAGCACCTGGTGTACGATCTCATCTACAATCCTGCAGAGACTGCAATTATGAAAATGGCCATCAAACAGGGTGCAACCGCCGTGAATGGCCTGCGTATGCTGCAGTTACAGGCTGAAAAAGCATGGGAAATCTGGAATTCCTGA